In Streptomyces sp. Li-HN-5-11, the sequence GTGCGGTAGGCCCATCCGGCCAGCGAGGTGTCGAGGTCCAGGTCCGGCTCGCCTTCGACAAGCGGCACCAGCAGTCTTTGCTGGATGTCGACCAGATAGATGGCGGCCCTGCCCAGCCCCATGGCCTCGGCATACCGGTTCAGGACCGCGGGCAGTTCCGCGGGTGATGCCAGTTGGGCTGCTCTGACCAGTTCCTCCAGCAGCCGCTCCCCGGACCCGTTGGACATGTTCCTGCCCATGCCTTCGATGATCCCCGCGAGGTGGAGCCGCCACAATCTGAGCTTTTCCGACACCCGAGATGCGGGCCGATCAGCCTGGGCTGAGGCTTGCACTTGCGGATCGGTCGGGCTTCACGATCGGCTAACGACACGACATCAATCGGTGGGGGATCGTGCGGATCCCCTCAAGTCGACAGCGGTCTGTTCCAGCAGCCAGCGGGTGCCCGCCGCGGTCTCGGCCAGCTCACCGACCAGGTGCGTCAGCCGCCCCAAGGGCTGCCTAACGTGCGTCGGGCTTTGTGCTCCACCGCGGGACGACTTCGCCGTGGACGATGCCCTGCGGCGGGCCAGCAGAATCGTTGCGGTAGCCGAGGAAGCAGAGCGCGCCGGCGCTACTGGGCCGTGACCTGCACCGCCTGGTCCGGTTGCCACTCACAGCAGGAGGTCGAAGACGGCTCGGGCCTCGTCCCAGTGCTGGGTCTGGGGGTTCTTCAGGTCGGGCTGGAGAATCTTGAAGCTCTGGGCAAGGGCCAGGCTGAGTCCGCCGATGATGTCCGGATAGGCCGCCTCGGTCTCCTCGTCGGGCGTGCGGTCCAGAGCGGGGTGGGTGGCGAGCTGTTCCAGGATCGGCTTGAGTTCTACTTCCTGGTCGATCTTCCGGAAGTGGTGAATGCTCTCCTGCAGGCCTTTCGTGATCGGTAGGTCACAGGTCCGGATGACGTCGCGCCCGTTGGCCTTGGCAGTGGCCTGGGCGACGGTCAGCAGATCGTAGAGCTTGGCGTCGA encodes:
- a CDS encoding DUF1931 family protein — protein: MTVMSIARFERFFRAAAGLDVDKNDLKRYSDFVDAKLYDLLTVAQATAKANGRDVIRTCDLPITKGLQESIHHFRKIDQEVELKPILEQLATHPALDRTPDEETEAAYPDIIGGLSLALAQSFKILQPDLKNPQTQHWDEARAVFDLLL